In Colletotrichum higginsianum IMI 349063 chromosome 3, whole genome shotgun sequence, a genomic segment contains:
- a CDS encoding 3-dehydroquinate synthase: MASDMKATVEPTTKGFSVCGYEKIEYDFEFLDGVFNKQNSQLADCYSRWKRCLAVMDLNIFNLYGEEMKEYFDHYNIDLKIHKTMIGEKAKSMETLLSIVDSMTEFGVYRKEPVLVVGGGLVTDVAGFACAAYRRNTPFIRIPTTVIGLIDASVSIKVAVNYGNYKNRLGAYHAPTHTFLDFKFLRTLPTAQIRNGFAELIKISTCAHLETFDLLDRFCEELIETGFGRCDGASKEVRDAADKINRNGIHEMLKLETPNLHEIMLDRVIAYGHTWSPLHELSPDVPLRHGHAISIDMAYSATLAHVLGKLSSQEHRRLLNLFSRAGLSMDHAQFDEEMLDKATSAILKTRDGKLRAAVPSPLGQCEFLNDVSHKEMCAALKVHKDLMKEYPREGAGLEAYVDASDTGYTINGASVEDESRKFMNGVEKSVTKDDTVSSGVSSNGSSTPDYGLSSGKNLGRDDAKYAAAGFEPKVLESLGNDKVGVTEHNKIRHEVENECC; this comes from the exons ATGGCCTCCGACATGAAGGCGACGGTTGAGCCTACCACAAAGGGTTTCTCGGTCTGCGGTTACGAGAAGATCGAATACGACTTCGAGTTCCTTGATGGCGTTTTCAACAAGCAGAATAGCCAGTTGGCCGATTGTTACTCGCGTTGGAAACGATGCTTGGCCGTCATGGATCTCAACATCTTCAATCTCTATGGAGAGGAGATGAAGGAGTATTTTGACCACTACAACATCGACCTGAAGATCCACAAGACCATGATTGGCGAGAAGGCCAAGTCCATGGAGACGCTACTGAGCATCGTCGACTCCATGACCGAGTTTGGCGTGTATCGCAAGGAGCCTGTTCTCGTTGTTGGCGGTGGTCTCGTCACCGACGTTGCTGG CTTCGCATGCGCCGCTTACCGTCGCAACACACCTTTCATTCGTATTCCGACCACAGTCATTGGTCTCATTGAcgcctccgtctccatcAAGGTCGCCGTTAACTACGGCAACTACAAGAACCGCCTGGGAGCTTACCACGCGCCTACACACACCTTCCTCGACTTCAAATTCTTGCGCACACTACCCACAGCTCAAATTCGCAATGGCTTTGCCGAGTTGATCAAAATCTCCACTTGCGCACACCTAGAGACATTCGACCTGCTCGACCGTTTTTGCGAGGAGCTCATTGAGACCGGGTTTGGACGTTGCGATGGTGCCAGCAAAGAGGTTAGAGATGCTGCGGACAAGATTAACCGCAACGGGATCCACGAGATGCTGAAGCTCGAGACTCCCAACCTTCACGAGATCATGCTTGATCGTGTCATTGCCTACGGCCACAC CTGGTCTCCTCTCCACGAGCTCTCCCCTGACGTTCCCCTGCGTCACGGCCACGCCATTTCCATCGACATGGCTTACTCTGCGACACTTGCCCACGTGCTCGGCAAGCTCTCCTCCCAAGAACACCGCCGGTTGTTGAATCTCTTCTCCCGTGCTGGTCTCTCCATGGATCATGCCCAGTTCGACGAGGAAATGCTCGACAAAGCGACATCGGCGATCCTTAAGACCCGTGACGGCAAACTCCGCGCCGCTGTACCCTCACCTCTTGGTCAATGCGAATTTCTCAACGACGTCTCCCACAAAGAGATGTGTGCTGCCCTCAAAGTGCACAAGGACCTTATGAAAGAGTATCCCCGTGAGGGTGCTGGTCTTGAGGCTTATGTCGATGCAAGTGACACGGGATATACCATTAACGGCGCTTCTGTCGAGGATGAGTCGAGGAAGTTCATGAATGGGGTTGAAAAAAGTGTCACCAAGGACGATACTGTCTCCAGCGGCGTCTCGTCGAATGGTTCATCAACTCCCGACTATGGTCTGTCGAGTGGTAAGAACCTTGGTCGGGATGATGCTAAGTACGCTGCTGCCGGCTTCGAGCCCAAGGTGCTGGAGAGTTTAGGCAACGACAAGGTTGGTGTCACGGAGCATAACAAAATTCGTCACGAGGTCGAGAACGAATGCTGTTAA
- a CDS encoding glucan 1,3-beta-glucosidase: MRASLALVAVYAAVTASAFQGFNYGSTFTDGRAKTQSDFESEFKTAASLEGTNGAFTSARLYTMIQGGSTNDPISAIPAAISTKTTLLLGLWASAGEAAFANELEALKKALVQYGSQLGGLIAGISVGSEDLYRHSPTGVANNEFAGAEPNTLVKYFDQVREVIKNSPLSSAPLGHVDTWTAWVNGSNSAVIDASDWIGMDAYPYFESTKPNDISDSKDRWADALGATQAAVGGKPVWVTETGWPVSGKMVGAAVPSLENAKKFWDDVGCPMFGKTNVWWYTFQDSSPTTPNPSFGIIGSILTNKPLYDLSCDKASSGSSSSASATSTKAASASAFSQTSGTASTSASAPASASASASASDSNPTTASSTGGGSGSGSGSSQQSSILGTATTLTTAVPTSGSGAGGDGSATVSLTSSAEPSASQGSGFSSGTSRPGTNGTVSVPTTAPTVVPSSGATLTTFSVVMLAGMAALAMM, translated from the coding sequence ATGCGTGCTTCTCTTGCCCTGGTGGCTGTCTACGCCGCTGTCACGGCCAGCGCATTCCAAGGCTTCAACTACGGATCCACCTTCACCGATGGTCGGGCCAAGACACAGTCGGACTTCGAGTCTGAGTTCAAGACCGCAGCAAGCCTCGAGGGCACGAACGGCGCCTTCACATCTGCCCGCCTCTACACCATGATCCAGGGCGGAAGCACCAATGaccccatctcggccattCCCGCTGCCATCTCGACCAAGACTACGCTCTTGCTCGGTCTCTGGGCCTCAGCCGGTGAAgccgccttcgccaacgaGCTTGAAGCCCTGAAGAAGGCTCTTGTGCAGTACGGCTCTCAACTTGGCGGCTTGATTGCTGGCATCTCGGTCGGCAGCGAGGACCTCTACCGCCATTCGCCCACTGGCGTTGCCAACAATGagttcgccggcgccgaaccCAACACTCTTGTCAAGTACTTTGACCAGGTTCGAGAGGTCATCAAGAATTCGCCTCTGAGCAGTGCTCCTCTTGGCCACGTCGACACATGGACTGCCTGGGTCAACGGCAGCAACAGTGCCGTCATTGACGCTTCCGATTGGATCGGAATGGACGCATACCCCTACTTCGAGAGCACCAAGCCCAATGACATCTCCGACAGCAAGGACCGCTGGGCCGATGCCTTGGGTGCCACtcaggccgccgtcggcggcaagccTGTCTGGGTCACGGAAACCGGCTGGCCTGTTAGCGGAAAGATGGTCGGTGCTGCTGTCCCCTCGCTCGAGAACGCCAAGAAGTTCTGGGACGATGTCGGCTGCCCCATGTTTGGCAAGACCAACGTCTGGTGGTACACTTTTCAGGATTCTTCTCCCACCACTCCCAACCCGAGCTTCGGTATCATCGGCTCGATCCTTACCAACAAGCCTCTGTACGACCTCTCATGTGACAAGGCCAGCTCTGgatcgtcgtcttccgccTCTGCCACTTCGACCAAGGCCGCCTCTGCCAGCGCTTTTTCGCAGACTAGCGGTACTGCGTCCACATCTGCGTCTGCGCCTGCGTCTGCTTCAGCTTCGGCTTCCGCTTCTGATTCTAATCCTACAACTGCCTCCTCCACCGGTGgcggctctggctctggttCGGGCTCGAGCCAGCAGAGCTCCATTCTTGGCACCGCTACCACCCTGACGACTGCCGTGCCGACCAGCGGCTCTGGAGCTGGTGGAGACGGCAGCGCAACGGTCAGCCTAACTAGCAGTGCAGAGCCATCTGCTTCCCAGGGCTCCGGCTTCAGCTCCGGCACTAGCCGCCCCGGTACTAATGGTACCGTCAGCGTGCCAACGACGGCGCCCACCGTTGTCCCTAGCAGTGGTGCTACTTTGACGACCTTCAGCGTCGTTATGCTAGCCGGCATGGCTGCCCTGGCCATGATGTGA
- a CDS encoding C6 zinc finger domain protein: MPAVTIKSASPETTAGSGSEPGRISKRKLSRTSTRKVRSGCVTCKKRHIKCDEAKPHCSNCLQSRGHCEGYLVNPKRKALGPTEICWNSKQVVRQAPSPMTQAKLGTNTRDFRHDAGLLYFEEFVCLLRGPWMSAASSGDLWVVTLPQICRNNSTLRSAAMAIGALSVWYRQSAFASLRAVTVPDQPTVEGDAHYFQAVTYYCDSLMLQRRRSSAQDAIFLSVLLLFFETLRGNRVAALDHVNHALSLLLAIMTDTDAQLYLSDLAPDPKPVIGAVAEVFNQLARQARTVFRGRILDGPTLPNLARGLKSKKQTMESFMVLLSQMRSDWALESPVPPVFRSLNEFEQTWPTLRRHQAAINAIMEDAIQNSNIRRFHDDNSISKFHSELLGSPSIREYCVSFQKSMDKLDAAFQPLFANILSSDIESPTYLRAILLRLEFLGVYIFNNPASFLGFDSVVLLTPLFRQYISLSHIALRMAKEESRKNPAHHLSLQRGLAWHLLVTSLFSRDPVVRDEAVLMLRDYPGQDGLLNTRVLYALALRNRHIERLNVVDGTPDEQWRRLWRREFVFEDGGDRVVLRYMEKDESAGAWRLVEEAADVEGEGEIMQWTRQPITGHGGLLILDLYAMSNHVD, from the exons ATGCCTGCTGTTACTATAAA GTCTGCCTCTCCGGAGACGACCGCCGGTTCGGGGAGTGAACCGGGCAGGATCAGCAAACGCAAGCTGTCCCGCACAAGCACGCGCAAAGTGCGAAGCGGCTGTGTCACCTGCAAGAAACGTCACATAAAATGCGACGAGGCGAAACCGCATTGCAGCAACTGCCTCCAAAGCCGAGGGCACTGTGAGGGCTACCTCGTCAACCCGAAGAGGAAAGCTTTGGGGCCCACGGAGATCTGCTGGAACTCCAAGCAAGTCGTCCGCCAGGCCCCGTCGCCGATGACGCAGGCCAAGCTGGGCACCAACACCCGAGATTTTCGGCACGATGCCGGTCTGCTCTATTTTGAGGAGTTTGTCTGCCTACTCAGGGGCCCTTGGATGAGCGCGGCATCCAGCGGCGACTTGTGGGTGGTCACGTTGCCTCAAATCTGTCGCAACAACAGCACGCTCCgctccgccgccatggctATAGGTGCGCTGAGCGTGTGGTACCGCCAGTCCGCCTTCGCGTCGCTCCGCGCCGTGACGGTACCGGATCAGCCGACTGTCGAGGGGGACGCCCACTACTTTCAGGCCGTCACTTACTACTGCGACTCCCTCATGTTGCAGAGAAGGCGGTCCTCCGCGCAGGATGCTATATTCTTGTCCGTactcttgctcttcttcgagACCCTCCGCGGAAACAGGGTGGCTGCCTTGGATCATGTTAACCACGCGCTGTCCCTGCTGCTGGCCATCATGACGGATACGGACGCCCAGCTCTATCTGTCCGACTTGGCGCCTGACCCGAAGCCGGTCATCGGCGCAGTAGCAGAAGTCTTTAATCAGCTGGCTAGACAGGCCCGCACCGTCTTCCGAGGGAGGATACTCGACGGACCGACTCTCCCCAACCTAGCAAGGGGCTTGAAGAGCAAGAAGCAAACCATGGAGTCCTTCATGGTCCTCCTAAGCCAGATGCGGAGCGATTGGGCTCTCGAAAGCCCGGTACCGCCCGTCTTCAGGAGTCTGAATGAGTTCGAACAGACCTGGCCCACTCTGCGACGTCACCAGGCTGCGATAAACGCCATCATGGAAGACGCCATCCAGAACTCCAACATCCGCCGCTTTCACGACGACAACTCTATCTCGAAGTTCCATTCTGAGCTGCTCGGCAGCCCTAGCATCAGGGAGTACTGTGTCAGCTTTCAAAAGTCCATGGACAAGCTGGACGCCGCGTTTCAACCCCTATTCGCGAACATCCTCTCGTCCGACATCGAGTCACCGACCTATCTCCGAGCGATCCTCCTGCGCCTGGAGTTCTTGGGAGTCTACATATTCAACAACCCAGCCTCCTTTCTCGGATTCGACTCTGTTGTGTTGCTGACGCCCCTGTTCCGCCAATACATTTCCCTCAGCCACATCGCGCTGAGAATGGCCAAGGAGGAATCCCGGAAGAATCCGGCACACCACCTGTCCCTGCAGCGCGGGCTGGCGTGGCACCTGCTCGTCACGTCGCTCTTCAGCCGGGACCCCGTCGtccgcgacgaggccgtcttgATGTTGAGGGACTACCCGGGCCAGGACGGGCTGCTGAACACCCGCGTGTTGTACGCTTTGGCCCTGAGAAACCGGCATATTGAGCGCCTCAACGTCGTGGATGGAACGCCCGACGAgcagtggcggcggctgTGGCGGCGGGAGTTCGTGTTCGAGGACGGCGGTGACCGCGTCGTGCTACGGTACATGGAAAAGGACGAATCGGCGGGGGCATGGCGTCTGGTGGAGGAAGCGGCCGACGTCGAAGGAGAGGGCGAGATCATGCAGTGGACGCGACAACCGATCACGGGGCATGGCGGCTTGCTCATTTTGGACCTGTATGCGATGTCCAACCACGTAGACTGA
- a CDS encoding ABC transporter — MAKSPVRTKAATTLVRKPRFSDYLRVFTYATKWDFFVYIIASLASIAAGVALPLMNVIFGQLVGQFTSYFSDTTTISRSQFESILNRQALYIMALFVGRWALNAVNKFCFRMIGIRLSSAIRLHYLQSLFAQSIHVIDSMPPGAAATAITGTSAVLQIGISDRLGTFLQFNGTIWAALIIAFIWSWDLTLVTSSLILYILIVMGVVLPIIVKGETATTEADAQSTAIASEALGGIRLVMACGAQRHIISRYEGWVQEAKKRAQKTAPVVAIQFGLIFFGIFGAFGLAFWYGTQRYIAGALDNAGVVVVVLMSVMMILTSLERISTPIIAVSKAMVAACELFTVIDAPLSPAGTLKPEIDSQDIVFEDVTFEYPSRVGVKVLNSLSFRIQPGQNIALVGPSGSGKSTIVGLMERWYSLREQHSLPRVIDDQSSEKPGNETVECVNEELKSLIRPSLSGTISIGGVNLEDLDLKWWRAQVGLVQQEPFLFNASIFSNVANGLIGTEWEKEPEMIKRELVRDACQESYAHEFICRLPDGYDTRVGDGGAKLSGGQKQRLAIARSIIKKPRIIILDEATSAIDAKSEKIVQAALDRVTQGRTTITIAHRLSTIQKADNIVVLQRGQAVEQGTHHSLLSDPSGVYSSLVRAQALNLSTTGKSVSDVSASGLDSEMEEKVLVDREHLASTAFTDNSEGNASNKPRGLVRSFGRLLYERRAKWTSYLAVILSCMASAAGTPVQAWLFSKVIAVFLLTGDELKREANFWGLMWFALAGAVGLAYFAQGWIGLRLQYFVSAAYKNQYLTDMLHQPLSFFDEDSNSHGSLSARISGDAKLLEELLGLNLAMLLSGIFTVIGCVAIALIFGWKLGLVAMFITMPIMLGAGLWKYRHEVQFDQMNTAVFAESSQFATEAIGAIRTVSSLGMESIINARYEKLLNGHILAARRKAQWTAVLYAFADSVSLGCQALVFWYGGRLLASGEYSMEAFFVCFMAIIQGAEAASQVLAVAPSAAQAAAAADRILDVRESADVGQAATRGSEDIAEAEGGVRVELRDVHFKYPTRDVVVFEGLNLVIEKGQYAAFVGPSGCGKTTIISLLERFYDLNKGHGSILCNGVNIHELDVYDYRQNISLVAQEPVMFRGTVRENILFGIEDPGSISDERIHEVCIDAFIHDFIVSLPEGYETDVGAKGVSMSGGQKQRIAIARALIRDPKLLLLDEATSALDSESEKIVQAAFERARDGRTVVAVAHRLSTIQNADVIFVFSEGRVVEKGSHNELIRKQGVYWEMCQSQALDQ, encoded by the exons ATGGCAAAAAGCCCAGTTCGAACCAAGGCCGCAACGACGCTGGTGCGAAAACCACGCTTCTCCGATTACCTCAGGGTCTTCACCTACGCGACGAAATGGGACTTCTTCGTCTATATCATCGCGTCGCTGGcgtccatcgccgccggcgtggcCCTGCCGCTCATGAACGTCATTttcggccagctcgtcggccAGTTCACCAGTTACTTCAGCGATACCACCACCATCTCCCGCTCCCAGTTTGAGAGTATACTGAACCGCCAGGCCTTGTATATTATGGCCCTGTTCGTCGGCCGATGGGCTCTCAACGCTGTCAACAAGTTTTGCTTCAGGATGATTGGTATTCGGCTCTCATCCGCCATCCGACTCCACTACTTACAGTCGTTGTTCGCCCAGTCGATCCATGTCATCGACTCGATGCCTCCAGGGGCTGCGGCGACCGCCATTACTGGGACGTCGGCCGTATTGCAGATCGGAATTTCCGACCGCCTGGGAACCTTTCTGCAGTTCAACGGCACGATCTGGGCAGCTCTGATTATTGCATTCATCTGGAGTTGGGATCTTACCTTGGTGACTTCGTCACTAATCCTGTACATATTGATCGTCATGGGTGTGGTGTTGCCaatcatcgtcaagggcgagaCTGCGacgaccgaggccgacgcgCAGAGTACTGCGATAGCCAGCGAGGCACTCGGAGGAATTCGGCTGGTCATGGCTTGCGGCGCGCAGAGACATATCATCTCCCGCTACGAGGGCTGGGTACAAGAGGCCAAGAAACGGGCCCAGAAGACCGCCCCCGTGGTAGCGATCCAGTTTGGTCTCATC TTTTTCGGCATCTTCGGCGCTTTCGGGCTGGCTTTCTGGTACGGCACCCAGCGATATATCGCCGGCGCTCTCGACAATGCCGGCGTGGTTGTCGTGGTATTAATGTCCGTGATGATGATTCTCACCTCCTTGGAAAGAATTTCGACGCCCATAATCGCTGTCAGCAAGGCTATGGTCGCTGCTTGCGAGCTGTTTACAGTGATCGATGCCCCTTTGTCCCCCGCCGGTACCCTCAAGCCAGAGATCGACTCCCAGGATATCGTCTTCGAAGACGTGACGTTCGAGTACCCTAGTCGAGTTGGCGTAAAAGTCCTCAACTCACTGAGCTTTCGCATTCAGCCTGGCCAGAATATCGCTCTCGTCGGCCCATCCGGCTCCGGCAAGAGCACCATCGTTGGCTTGATGGAGCGATGGTACTCCTTGAGGGAACAACACTCCTTGCCAAGGGTTATTGATGATCAATCATCAGAAAAGCCAGGCAATGAAACAGTGGAATGCGTCAATGAAGAACTGAAATCGCTCATTCGACCGAGCCTATCCGGAACCATCAGCATCGGTGGTGTGAACCTggaggacctcgacctcaagtGGTGGAGAGCTCAAGTCGGCCTGGTTCAACAGGAGCCCTTCCTTTTCAACGCCTCCATATTCAGCAACGTAGCGAATGGCCTGATTGGGACCGAGTGGGAGAAAGAGCCTGAGATGATAAAACGAGAGCTGGTTCGCGACGCTTGCCAGGAATCCTACGCCCATGAGTTCATTTGCCGACTACCTGAT GGTTACGATACACGGGTTGGAGATGGTGGTGCTAAACTGTCCGGCGGACAAAAGCAACGACTTGCAATCGCCAGGAGCATCATCAAAAAGCCCcgcatcatcatcctcgacgaagcGACCAGCGCAATCGACGCCAAAAGCGAGAAGATCGTCCAGGCCGCGCTCGACAGAGTCACACAAGGGCGTACTACGATAACTATCGCCCATAGGCTTTCAACGATTCAGAAGGCCGACAACATCGTTGTACTGCAAAGAGGGCAAGCGGTCGAGCAGGGCACCCACCATAGTCTCCTCAGTGACCCTTCAGGAGTCTACAGTTCTCTGGTGCGGGCTCAAGCGCTGAATCTGTCAACGACGGGGAAGTCGGTATCGGACGTATCTGCTTCGGGACTCGATTCGGAAATGGAGGAGAAAGTGCTTGTGGATCGCGAGCATCTTGCTTCTACAGCCTTCACCGACAATTCAGAGGGAAATGCTTCCAATAAACCTCGAGGGCTTGTCCGCAGCTTTGGGAGACTCCTCTATGAACGACGGGCGAAGTGGACGTCGTACCTAGCCGTCATTCTGTCCTGCATGGCGAGTGCAGCCGGTACACCCGTGCAAGCATGGCTGTTCTCAAAGGTCATCGCTGTGTTTCTCTTGACTGGCGACGAACTCAAGAGAGAGGCAAACTTCTGGGGCTTGATGTGGTTTGCCCTGGCTGGGGCGGTTGGCCTGGCGTACTTCGCTCAGGGCTGGATCGGTCTGCGTCTCCAGTACTTCGTCAGCGCGGCGTATAAGAACCAATACCTCACCGATATGCTGCATCAACCTCTCAGCTTCTTCGACGAGGATAGTAACTCGCACGGATCCCTGAGCGCGAGAATATCAGGCGACGCGAAGttgctcgaggagctgctcggcCTGAATCTGGCGATGTTGCTTTCGGGCATCTTTACCGTTATCGGTTGTGTCGCCATCGCGCTCATTTTTGGTTGGAAGCTCGGCTTGGTTGCCATGTTCATCACCATGCCAATCATGCTGGGCGCGGGGCTTTGGAAGTACAGACACGAGGTGCAATTCGACCAGATGAATACGGCGGTTTTTGCAGAGAGCTCGCAATTCGCCACCGAAgccatcggcgccatcaGGACGGTCTCCTCCCTCGGCATGGAGtccatcatcaacgcccGGTACGAAAAGCTACTCAACGGACATATCCTGGCAGCGCGCCGCAAAGCTCAGTGGACAGCCGTGCTCTATGCTTTCGCAGACAGCGTAAGCCTCGGGTGCCAGGCGTTGGTCTTTTGGTACGGTGGGAGGCTTCTGGCCAGTGGTGAGTATTCCATGGAGGCGTTCTTTGTGTGCTTCATGGCCATCATCCAGGGTGCAGAGGCGGCCAGTCAAGTCCTGGCCGTGGCTCCCAGCGCAGCGCAGGCGGCCGCAGCTGCTGATCGCATCCTCGATGTCAGAGAGTCTGCGGACGTTGGGCAAGCTGCGACGAGGGGCAGCGAAGACattgccgaggccgaagggGGCGTGCGAGTCGAGCTGCGCGACGTCCACTTCAAGTATCCCACGCGCGATGTAGTAGTTTTCGAGGGGTTGAACCTCGTTATTGAGAAGGGCCAGTACGCGGCCTTCGTCGGCCCCTCTGGCTGCGGCAAAACGACCATCATCTCGCTCCTGGAACGCTTCTACGACCTGAACAAAGGCCACGGCTCGATCCTTTGCAACGGCGTCAACATCCATGAGCTCGACGTGTACGACTACCGCCAAAACATCTCACTCGTCGCCCAGGAGCCGGTCATGTTCCGAGGGACGGTCCGCGAGAACATCCTCTTCGGTATCGAGGATCCCGGTTCCATCTCGGACGAGAGGATCCATGAGGTCTGCATCGACGCGTTCATCCATGACTTTATCGTTTCTCTACCCGAGGGCTACGAAACCGACGTTGGTGCCAAGGGCGTGTCCATGTCCGGTGGGCAGAAGCAGCGTATCGCCATTGCGCGTGCCCTGATTCGCGACCCGAAGCTTCTGCTTTTGGATGAGGCCACGTCCGCGCTGGACTCGGAGTCGGAGAAGATTGTGCAAGCCGCATTCGAGAGGGCGCGTGACGGACGCACCGTGGTTGCGGTAGCCCACAGGCTATCGACCATCCAGAACGCAGATGTTATTTTCGTCTTCAGCGAGGGGAGGGTGGTAGAGAAGGGGTCTCACAACGAGCTCATTAGGAAACAGGGAGTCTACTGGGAGATG TGCCAGAGTCAGGCCTTGGACCAATAG
- a CDS encoding Catechol o-methyltransferase, which produces MPHFDESKAYAVQEDVFFDDGREIELLHFVYSQPDLDEIRGSPERVLKAVDDFGRTKKYLMNVGEDKGKIVTDLITEVKPKIMVELGGYVGYSCILFGAAARAATPNARYYSLERNPEFAAVIGSLVDLAGLADTVKVVVGPSDASIARLHAAGSLPRIDLMFLDHYKPAYTTDLKLCEQLGLIGPGSVLAADNVIKPGNPPYLEYVRSSVAQKRAAARDVGKARVESGWHDDRTAKQYEKREGEERLDLSRIGNPNLNYESQLVHSFEPTGVPDGVEITRCVGEEKE; this is translated from the exons ATGCCTCACTTTGACGAAAGCAAAGCATATGCCGTCCAGGAGGACGtcttcttcgacgacggccgcgagaTCGAACTCCTGCACTTTGTGTACAGCCAgcccgacctcgacgagatccgGGGCTCCCCCGAGCGCGtcctcaaggccgtcgacgactttGGCCGCACCAAGAAGTATCTCATGAatgtcggcgaggacaagGGCAAGATCGTGACGGATTTGATCACCGAGGTCAAGCCCAAAATCATG GTCGAACTAGGAGGCTACGTGGGCTATTCTTGCATTCTattcggcgccgccgcccgtgccGCCACCCCCAACGCAAGATACTACTCGCTCGAACGGAATCCCGagttcgccgccgtcatcggctctcttgtcgacctcgccggcctcgccgacacCGTAAAAGTCGTTGTCGGCCCCAGCGACGCCTCTATAGCGCGTCTGCACGCTGCGGGCTCGCTCCCCAGGATCGACCTGATGTTTTTGGACCATTACAAGCCCGCTTACACCACCGATCTGAAGCTCtgcgagcagctcggccttATCGGCCCCGGGTCCGTCCTCGCTGCCGACAACGTCATCAAGCCGGGTAACCCCCCGTACCTCGAGTACGTCCGCAGCTCGGTCGCGCAGAAGCGTGCAGCCGCCCGGGACGTTGGGAAGGCGAGGGTGGAGAGCGGATGGCACGACGATCGAACGGCGAAGCAGTACGAGAAgcgcgagggcgaagagagGCTGGACCTGTCGCGCATCGGGAACCCAAATCTCAACTACGAGAGTCAGTTGGTCCATAGCTTTGAGCCGACTGGCGTGCCT GATGGTGTTGAAATCACGAGATGTGTcggggaggagaaggaatgA